A single genomic interval of Wolbachia endosymbiont of Diaphorina citri harbors:
- a CDS encoding acetyl-CoA carboxylase biotin carboxylase subunit translates to MIRKKYSKILVANRGEIACRIIKTAHKMGISCVSVYSDADANSVHVKQADESRHIGPSPAYLSYLNIEKICEVAVETGAEAVHPGYGFLAENPDFPRALEKHNIDFIGPSAETIEVTANKITAKEEARKAGVNVVPGYMGKIEDAAHAAIVAEEIGFPVMLKAASGGGGKGMRIVYSKKEIELAFTSATNEAEKSFKDGSIFIEKYIELPRHIEIQIIADKYGNIVCLGERECSVQRNNQKIIEETPSPFISEEVRQKMYAQCVSLAKQVDYFSAGTVEFVVDKNQNFYFLEVNTRLQVEHPVTEFVTGIDIVEEMIRISCGEKLRFGQNDIKLIGSAIESRICAEDPSKKFFPSSGRIKYYDKPDDVRIDDGVASGSEISMFYDSMIAKIITYGKDRIEAISRMQKALSKCYIEGVTNNIEFLESIFHNPNFIAAKLHTRFIPNHYPGGFQGDLITEEYIKIFIFTALYVHLENEGKYYSKSTDEAFIVKIDDNEYSVNAKYQDNTLTTVYNHNKYSVVGKWKSSYRLLYITINDDTNIALKIERQGSKYFIRHAGMKAKCCVLKPHVAELSKLMLNNKTEGISVDAVKSPISGLLVKLHVNAGDQVEVGQPLFVVEAMKMENIICAESEMVIKNIPVKEGKNIHAGDLVLDLVS, encoded by the coding sequence ATGATAAGAAAGAAGTATAGTAAGATTTTAGTAGCGAACAGAGGGGAGATTGCCTGCAGAATAATCAAAACTGCGCACAAGATGGGCATATCTTGTGTGTCTGTGTACTCAGATGCAGATGCAAATTCTGTGCATGTAAAGCAAGCAGATGAGTCAAGGCACATTGGCCCTTCGCCTGCTTATCTTAGTTACTTAAATATCGAAAAAATATGCGAAGTAGCAGTTGAAACAGGTGCCGAGGCGGTTCATCCTGGCTATGGGTTTTTAGCAGAAAATCCAGATTTTCCCCGTGCTCTGGAAAAACATAACATAGATTTCATTGGTCCAAGTGCAGAAACAATAGAAGTTACAGCCAATAAAATAACGGCAAAAGAAGAGGCAAGAAAAGCTGGAGTAAATGTAGTGCCAGGATATATGGGTAAGATCGAAGATGCTGCCCACGCAGCCATCGTTGCTGAAGAGATTGGTTTTCCCGTTATGCTCAAAGCTGCATCAGGTGGTGGTGGCAAAGGAATGCGAATTGTATATTCCAAAAAAGAAATTGAACTAGCATTTACATCAGCAACAAATGAAGCAGAGAAAAGTTTTAAAGATGGCAGTATTTTTATAGAGAAATATATAGAGCTGCCAAGACACATTGAAATACAAATCATAGCAGATAAATACGGCAATATAGTGTGTCTTGGGGAGAGAGAGTGCTCGGTACAGAGGAATAACCAGAAAATAATAGAAGAAACACCAAGCCCATTTATTAGTGAAGAAGTAAGACAAAAAATGTATGCTCAATGTGTTTCTTTGGCAAAGCAAGTTGATTATTTTTCAGCAGGTACTGTCGAGTTTGTTGTAGATAAGAACCAAAACTTCTATTTTCTTGAGGTAAATACGAGATTACAAGTTGAGCATCCAGTAACAGAATTTGTCACTGGAATAGATATAGTGGAAGAGATGATCAGAATTTCTTGCGGAGAAAAATTAAGATTTGGTCAGAATGATATTAAACTTATTGGCTCTGCAATAGAAAGCAGAATTTGCGCTGAAGATCCATCAAAGAAATTTTTTCCTTCCAGCGGAAGAATCAAATATTACGACAAACCGGATGATGTAAGAATAGATGATGGAGTAGCTAGCGGTTCAGAAATCAGCATGTTCTACGACTCAATGATTGCAAAAATTATAACCTATGGAAAAGATAGAATAGAAGCAATCAGCAGAATGCAAAAAGCATTGTCTAAATGTTATATAGAAGGAGTAACAAATAATATAGAATTTCTAGAATCCATCTTCCATAATCCAAATTTTATTGCAGCAAAGCTCCACACAAGATTCATTCCAAATCATTATCCTGGTGGGTTTCAAGGCGATCTTATTACAGAAGAATATATTAAAATATTTATCTTTACTGCACTGTATGTTCACTTAGAAAATGAGGGAAAGTATTACAGTAAGTCAACAGACGAAGCATTCATAGTGAAAATAGATGACAATGAGTACTCCGTAAATGCAAAGTATCAAGATAACACATTAACAACAGTATATAACCACAATAAATACTCCGTGGTGGGTAAGTGGAAATCAAGTTACAGATTACTATATATCACAATTAATGATGATACCAATATAGCACTTAAAATAGAAAGGCAAGGCAGCAAATACTTTATAAGACACGCAGGTATGAAAGCTAAATGTTGTGTATTGAAACCTCATGTAGCTGAACTAAGCAAATTAATGCTAAACAACAAAACAGAAGGGATTTCAGTAGACGCTGTAAAATCTCCAATATCCGGTTTATTGGTTAAATTACACGTCAATGCTGGAGATCAGGTAGAGGTAGGACAACCTCTATTTGTTGTAGAGGCAATGAAAATGGAAAATATAATATGTGCTGAATCAGAAATGGTGATAAAAAATATCCCTGTTAAAGAAGGAAAAAATATACATGCTGGTGATTTGGTATTAGATCTGGTTTCTTAA
- the gltX gene encoding glutamate--tRNA ligase, whose translation MPGIVTRFAPSPTGFLHIGGARTALFNWLYAKRHGGEFLLRIEDTDRKRSTQEAIDAIIDGLKWLGINYDGEIIYQSRRIARHIEVANLLVEKGRAYHCYCPENEVAEKKIRAREEGKIYKHKCTHSTSNAEPVVRFKVPDSEDIVVDDKIYGQVTISSDQLDDIVILRSDNTPTYIFAVVVDDHDAGITDIIRGSDHLTNTFKQLLIYQALDFDVPRFAHVPLIHGEDGNKLSKRHGATSVCDYEKMGILPQAMRNYLLRLGWSHGNDEIISDEQAIEWFNLESIGRSPARLDFKKLEHLNNHYISNMSNEDILTLMLRENTLTDKKKSYLLQGLTELKKRANYLTELLDLAKFYIQVDFSEEAQQIVKSNLNVIKLLASFLSSVGSEDWNKNFLSSQIKEFSKLHNIKMSDIYHSLRAPITGIMDAPGIIDIMVILGKDECIKRLQAI comes from the coding sequence ATGCCAGGTATAGTCACTAGATTCGCTCCATCACCAACAGGATTTTTACATATTGGAGGAGCTCGTACTGCGTTATTTAATTGGCTCTATGCAAAGCGTCATGGTGGGGAGTTTTTGCTAAGGATTGAGGATACCGACAGAAAACGTTCAACACAGGAAGCAATTGATGCAATAATAGATGGGTTAAAATGGCTTGGAATAAACTATGATGGAGAAATAATATACCAATCGAGAAGAATAGCTAGACATATTGAAGTTGCAAATCTTTTAGTTGAAAAGGGTAGGGCGTATCATTGTTACTGCCCCGAGAATGAAGTTGCGGAGAAGAAAATAAGAGCAAGGGAAGAAGGAAAAATATATAAGCATAAGTGTACTCATTCAACATCAAATGCAGAGCCTGTTGTTCGCTTCAAAGTGCCAGACTCAGAAGATATTGTTGTTGACGATAAAATATACGGCCAAGTTACAATAAGTAGCGACCAGCTTGATGACATAGTAATCTTGCGCTCTGACAATACTCCAACATATATTTTTGCTGTAGTGGTTGATGACCATGATGCTGGAATAACCGATATTATACGTGGCTCTGATCATCTCACTAATACCTTCAAGCAATTACTAATATACCAAGCTCTTGATTTTGATGTCCCACGCTTTGCACACGTACCGCTTATTCATGGAGAAGACGGGAATAAGTTATCTAAAAGGCATGGTGCAACAAGTGTTTGCGATTATGAAAAGATGGGAATATTGCCACAGGCAATGCGTAATTACTTGCTAAGACTTGGCTGGAGTCATGGCAACGATGAGATTATTAGCGATGAGCAAGCAATAGAGTGGTTTAATTTAGAAAGCATCGGTCGCTCACCTGCACGGCTCGATTTCAAAAAACTGGAGCATTTGAATAACCACTATATTAGTAATATGAGCAATGAAGATATTCTGACTCTAATGCTTAGAGAAAATACTCTAACTGACAAAAAAAAGAGCTATTTACTGCAGGGACTGACAGAGCTGAAAAAAAGAGCAAACTATTTGACCGAATTATTGGACTTAGCAAAATTTTATATTCAAGTTGATTTTAGTGAAGAAGCTCAGCAAATTGTCAAATCTAACCTCAATGTAATTAAGTTACTTGCATCATTTCTTTCGAGTGTAGGTAGTGAAGATTGGAATAAGAATTTTTTATCTTCTCAGATTAAGGAATTTTCAAAATTACATAATATAAAAATGAGCGATATATACCACTCATTACGCGCTCCAATAACTGGAATAATGGATGCGCCTGGAATCATCGATATCATGGTAATTCTTGGTAAAGATGAGTGTATAAAAAGATTGCAAGCAATTTAA
- a CDS encoding COX15/CtaA family protein, with protein sequence MEAKPVAIWLFLCSLMVICMVGIGGFTRLSKAGLSITEWKPITGTLPPLSEQDWLKEKSKYEATPEYKAFNYGMSMEEFRTIYLIEYVHRLIARLTGLVFILPFIYFTLKKRIPKNAVIRLSTALLFGILQAFAGWYMVKSGLVSNPHVSHYKLALHLLLALVIFALLSYQFFDYQVKPRQTKLKVSTCYIWIILILVTVQIIFGAFVAGLNAGLIYNTFPLMDGQIVPEDLFYLQPAWLNIFENRVTVQFIHRALALLILVLTAILTIKNASVKPVYIMLLSVIIQVILGVVTLLLHIPMAIAIAHQMFSFILFGSSLYCLCYLRNQI encoded by the coding sequence ATGGAAGCAAAACCTGTAGCTATTTGGCTTTTTCTCTGCTCTCTCATGGTGATTTGCATGGTGGGAATTGGTGGATTTACCAGACTTTCAAAAGCAGGATTGTCAATCACGGAATGGAAACCAATTACCGGAACATTGCCACCGCTGAGTGAACAAGACTGGCTAAAAGAAAAATCAAAATATGAAGCTACACCTGAATATAAAGCATTTAATTATGGTATGAGTATGGAAGAGTTTCGCACCATATACTTAATAGAATATGTGCACAGGTTAATTGCAAGGCTGACAGGTTTAGTTTTTATCTTACCATTTATATACTTTACACTAAAAAAAAGAATACCTAAAAATGCAGTAATAAGGTTATCTACAGCACTATTATTTGGAATTTTACAAGCTTTTGCTGGTTGGTATATGGTAAAAAGCGGTTTGGTATCTAATCCTCATGTTAGTCACTATAAGCTCGCACTTCACTTACTGCTTGCATTGGTTATTTTTGCATTATTGTCGTATCAATTTTTTGATTACCAAGTCAAACCAAGGCAAACTAAACTTAAGGTTAGTACATGTTACATATGGATAATTTTAATCCTAGTGACAGTACAAATAATCTTCGGTGCATTTGTTGCAGGGCTAAATGCTGGTTTAATTTATAATACCTTTCCACTGATGGATGGACAAATTGTTCCGGAAGATTTATTTTACTTACAGCCTGCTTGGCTAAATATCTTTGAAAATAGAGTAACAGTGCAATTCATACACCGGGCATTGGCATTGCTGATATTAGTTCTGACAGCAATACTCACAATAAAAAATGCCAGTGTAAAACCAGTATATATTATGCTACTCTCCGTCATCATTCAGGTAATTTTAGGAGTAGTAACTTTGTTGCTGCATATACCAATGGCCATTGCTATAGCCCATCAAATGTTTTCGTTTATCTTATTCGGGTCAAGTTTATACTGCTTATGTTATTTAAGAAACCAGATCTAA